In one Lycorma delicatula isolate Av1 chromosome 5, ASM4794821v1, whole genome shotgun sequence genomic region, the following are encoded:
- the LOC142324513 gene encoding uncharacterized protein LOC142324513, which translates to MWKLICCSTLITIVIKTTGGNPLWGNSVPFWKNPCGGIIHVSSVNNVEDLKEVQVRSIRKIRQQLKLSQLQIVHYNIDNLLIDAQRALDRENYIPNWIPDISSVEPIMEEGIQSLSNYPDQLTDMHTDLQKFSIAFEQVWLDETDNVKKQAMANLIEYLRELLCEVENTLVSLGEIIPEVLPRSLMTPSERELHGSYTFRVIRDNGILLKYKEFLNAWISVFRQARFNSEFQERRRKRAVFV; encoded by the exons ATGTGGAAATTAATTTGTTGTAGTACTTTAATAACCATTGTCATTAAAACAACAGGAGGTAATCCACTATGGGGAAATTCAGTACCTTTTTGGAAAAACCCTTGTGGAGGAATAATACATGTGTCATCTGTAAATAATGTTGAAGATCTTAAGGAGGTACAAGTTAGAAGTATAAGAAAGATAAGACAACAACTAAAATTATCACAACTACAAATCGTTCATTACAACATTGACAATCTTCTAATTgat gcACAGAGAGCACTGGATAGAGAAAACTACATCCCTAACTGGATACCAGATATAAGTTCAGTAGAACCAATAATGGAAGAAGGAATACAGTCATTATCAAAT TACCCTGATCAGCTGACTGATATGCATACCgatctacaaaaattttcaattgcaTTTGAACAAGTATGGCTAGATGAAACAGATAATGTAAAGAAACAAGCTATGGCAAATCTAATAGAATACTTACGAGAG ctCTTGTGTGAAGTAGAGAATACATTAGTTTCTCTTGGTGAAATAATACCAGAAGTATTACCTCGTTCTTTAATGACTCCATCAGAGAGAGAACTTCATGGATCTTACACTTTTCGTGTTATAAGAGATAATGGCATACTTCTTAAATATAAGGAATTTCTTAATGCATGGATATCTGTGTTTAGGCAAGCTCGATTTAACTCAGAATTTCAagagagaagaagaaaaagagcGGTATTCGTTTGA